In Liquorilactobacillus hordei DSM 19519, the following proteins share a genomic window:
- a CDS encoding nicotinate phosphoribosyltransferase — MEQRNLTLLMDLYELTMANGFFKEAPDKVGYFDLYFRKVPDEGGLVIYAGLTQVIKYLRELKFTDSDIKYLKTLGIFAPSFLEYLSVFDFKCDVWSVKEGTPVFPNEPLITVRGPLIQTQLLETMLLNIINHESLIATKARRICMVAKGRPVMEFGSRRAQGADAATFGARAAVIGGCIGTANVLSAKLFGLTPLGTMAHSWIQSFESEEAAFEAWYRIYPNNCLLLVDTYDVLSSGVPHAIEIFKKLKDKGINDHIGIRIDSGDITFLTKAAREMLDRAGFANATITVSNALDEDVIQNVLEEGAAIDSFGVGEKLITASSDPVLSGVYKLVATQVEGKITPKIKLSNTIEKTTIPGFKKLYRLYDSKGKAVGDLMGLFDEVKLNDGHVYNSDPNKTQQKKKISNFKLEPLRKKIFDNGKLIYHEPTTNEVKDFSKTMIRALPESCLRLKNPDLYNVFWTKTLKNMRTDMIEKYSEMNS, encoded by the coding sequence ATGGAACAGCGAAATTTAACGTTGTTAATGGACTTATACGAATTAACAATGGCTAATGGTTTTTTTAAGGAAGCACCGGATAAGGTTGGATATTTTGATTTGTATTTCAGAAAGGTCCCAGATGAGGGGGGTCTTGTTATATATGCTGGACTTACACAAGTTATCAAATATTTACGAGAATTAAAATTTACGGATTCAGATATAAAATATTTAAAAACTCTCGGAATTTTTGCACCATCATTCTTAGAATACTTAAGTGTATTTGATTTTAAGTGTGATGTTTGGTCTGTAAAAGAAGGAACGCCAGTTTTTCCTAATGAACCATTAATAACAGTTAGAGGTCCACTTATCCAAACACAATTATTGGAAACAATGTTACTGAATATTATCAATCATGAGTCCTTAATTGCTACTAAGGCTCGTCGAATATGTATGGTTGCTAAAGGAAGACCGGTGATGGAATTTGGTTCTCGCCGTGCTCAAGGAGCTGATGCAGCCACTTTTGGAGCTCGTGCCGCTGTTATTGGGGGTTGTATTGGAACAGCAAACGTATTAAGTGCAAAGCTTTTTGGATTAACACCGCTAGGGACAATGGCACACAGTTGGATACAGTCGTTTGAGTCTGAAGAAGCCGCTTTTGAGGCATGGTATCGAATTTATCCAAATAATTGTCTATTATTGGTAGATACTTATGATGTATTGAGTTCTGGAGTACCACATGCAATTGAAATTTTTAAAAAGTTAAAAGACAAAGGGATCAATGATCACATTGGGATTAGAATTGATTCTGGAGATATTACTTTTTTGACAAAAGCTGCTAGGGAGATGTTGGATCGAGCAGGATTTGCGAATGCAACGATCACTGTTTCAAACGCGTTAGATGAAGATGTTATTCAAAATGTTTTAGAGGAAGGTGCTGCAATTGATAGTTTTGGAGTTGGAGAAAAGTTAATAACAGCTTCTTCAGATCCAGTACTAAGTGGTGTATATAAGTTAGTTGCTACACAAGTTGAAGGCAAGATTACACCGAAAATAAAATTGAGTAATACGATTGAAAAAACGACCATTCCTGGCTTTAAGAAACTTTATCGATTATATGATAGCAAGGGTAAAGCTGTAGGGGATTTAATGGGCCTGTTTGATGAAGTTAAGTTAAATGATGGTCATGTGTATAATTCAGATCCAAACAAGACACAGCAAAAAAAGAAAATTAGTAATTTTAAGTTGGAACCGTTGAGAAAAAAGATTTTTGACAATGGTAAGTTGATTTATCATGAGCCAACGACAAATGAAGTTAAGGATTTTTCAAAAACAATGATAAGAGCTTTACCAGAATCTTGTTTACGATTAAAAAATCCAGATTTATATAATGTTTTTTGGACAAAAACATTAAAAAATATGAGAACTGATATGATAGAAAAATATTCAGAAATGAATTCTTAA
- the uvrB gene encoding excinuclease ABC subunit UvrB has protein sequence MIERQDNHQFELVSAYEPTGDQPKAIEELSSGILEGEKAQILLGATGTGKTFTISNVIKNVNKPTLVLAHNKTLAGQLYSEFKEFFPNNAVEYFVSYYDYYQPEAYVPSSDTYIEKDSSINDEIDKLRHSATSSLLERNDVIVVASVSSIFGLGDPNEYQKHTLSLRVGQELERDRLLRQLIDIQFERNDIDFQRGRFRVHGDIVEIFPASRDERALRIEFFGDEIDRIREVDALTGEIVAEREHVSIFPATHFMTNEDIMEKAIDGIQEELQIRLAELKDQNKLLEAQRLEQRTTYDIEMLREMGYCSGIENYSRHMDGRKTGEPPYTLLDFFPKDFLLVVDESHVTMPQVRGMYNGDRARKQMLVDYGFRLPSAIDNRPLTLHEFEQHVNQIVYMSATPGPYEQEQTNKIVQQIIRPTGLLDPIIEVRPIMGQMDDLVGEINKRIERNERVFVTTLTKKMAEDLSDYLKELQIKGKYLHSDIKTLERTKIVRDLRLGVFDVLVGINLLREGIDVPEVSLVAILDADKEGFLRSERSLVQTIGRAARNENGRVIMYADKITDSMQAAIDETKRRRTIQQEYNEEHHITPRTIKKKVRDLISITKPAEGGKKKQSFTELEFYDMEKDDQKEMLLKLEEQMRAAAKQLDFEQAATLRDTIIELKARIK, from the coding sequence ATGATTGAACGACAAGACAATCATCAATTTGAACTAGTTTCTGCATATGAGCCCACAGGAGATCAGCCGAAAGCGATTGAAGAGCTTTCTTCGGGAATACTAGAAGGAGAAAAGGCCCAGATCCTTTTGGGAGCAACAGGAACAGGTAAAACATTCACAATATCGAATGTAATAAAAAATGTTAATAAACCTACCCTTGTTTTGGCACATAACAAGACATTAGCTGGGCAATTATATAGTGAATTCAAGGAGTTTTTTCCTAATAATGCTGTTGAATATTTCGTCAGTTATTATGATTACTATCAACCTGAAGCATATGTACCTTCAAGTGATACTTATATTGAAAAAGATTCAAGTATTAATGACGAAATTGATAAATTACGACATTCAGCAACTAGTTCTTTGTTAGAAAGAAATGATGTAATCGTTGTTGCGTCTGTTTCTTCTATTTTTGGATTAGGAGATCCCAATGAGTATCAAAAACACACACTATCTTTACGAGTAGGGCAAGAATTAGAACGTGATAGGTTATTACGACAATTAATTGATATCCAATTTGAAAGAAACGATATTGATTTTCAACGTGGCAGGTTTCGTGTTCACGGTGATATTGTAGAAATTTTTCCTGCTTCACGGGATGAGCGAGCACTGCGCATTGAGTTCTTTGGAGATGAGATTGATCGTATTCGCGAAGTTGATGCACTTACAGGCGAGATTGTTGCGGAAAGAGAACATGTCTCAATCTTCCCGGCTACTCACTTTATGACAAATGAAGATATTATGGAAAAGGCTATTGATGGAATTCAAGAAGAACTACAAATCCGTCTGGCTGAATTAAAAGATCAGAACAAATTATTAGAAGCACAGCGATTGGAACAAAGAACAACATACGATATTGAAATGTTGCGTGAGATGGGGTATTGCTCTGGAATTGAGAATTATTCGCGACACATGGATGGAAGAAAAACTGGTGAACCACCATATACTCTACTGGATTTCTTTCCAAAAGACTTTCTATTGGTAGTAGATGAATCACACGTTACAATGCCACAGGTTCGAGGAATGTATAATGGCGATCGTGCACGCAAACAGATGTTGGTTGATTATGGATTTAGACTACCTAGTGCAATTGATAATCGGCCGTTGACACTGCATGAATTTGAGCAACATGTAAATCAGATTGTTTATATGTCGGCCACACCAGGGCCTTACGAGCAAGAACAGACAAATAAAATAGTACAGCAAATCATCAGACCTACTGGACTGTTGGATCCTATAATTGAAGTCAGGCCAATTATGGGACAGATGGATGACCTGGTTGGTGAGATAAACAAGCGAATTGAACGTAATGAAAGGGTCTTTGTAACCACACTGACTAAAAAAATGGCCGAAGATTTATCGGATTATCTTAAGGAATTGCAAATTAAAGGTAAATACCTGCATTCAGATATTAAGACCTTGGAGCGGACAAAAATTGTTAGGGATTTGCGATTAGGCGTTTTTGATGTTTTGGTTGGTATTAATCTGTTAAGAGAAGGAATTGATGTTCCCGAAGTTTCACTAGTTGCGATACTTGATGCCGACAAAGAAGGCTTCTTGAGAAGCGAGCGTTCATTGGTTCAAACAATTGGACGTGCTGCACGAAATGAGAATGGCCGAGTTATCATGTATGCCGATAAGATTACAGATTCGATGCAAGCTGCGATTGATGAAACAAAAAGAAGGCGCACAATCCAACAGGAATATAATGAAGAACATCATATTACTCCGAGAACAATCAAGAAAAAGGTCCGTGATCTGATTTCCATTACTAAACCTGCAGAAGGTGGGAAGAAGAAACAATCATTTACGGAACTTGAGTTTTATGATATGGAAAAGGACGATCAAAAAGAGATGTTGCTTAAATTAGAAGAACAGATGAGAGCTGCGGCTAAGCAACTTGATTTTGAACAGGCAGCAACGTTGAGAGATACTATTATTGAATTGAAGGCGCGCATAAAATAG
- the uvrA gene encoding excinuclease ABC subunit UvrA: MAQNKIVIHGARAHNLKNINVTIPKDKLVVITGLSGSGKSSLAFDTLYAEGQRRYVESLSAYARQFLGQMDKPDVDSIDGLSPAISIDQKTTSKNPRSTVGTVTEINDYLRLLWARVGTPYCPNDGHEITSQSPEQMVDRILSLPERTKVQILSPIIREKKGQHKKIFEKIKRDGFVRVRVDGEVLDIGDEFDLDKNKKHTIEVVVDRVVIKDGIRSRLFDSFEAALRLSDGYASADIGSEKLLQFSENFACPYCGFTIGELEPRLFSFNAPFGACPECDGLGMKLEVDLDLVIPDSSKTLREGAIEPWNPISSQYYPMMLEQMCQAFDIAMDVPFDKLPKKDQEVVLYGAGEKTFHFHYENDFGGVRDVDAKFEGVIPNIERRYHETNSDFTRDVMRKYMTSLTCQACQGYRLNRKALAVQINGRHIGQVSEENIEAALKFFEKLEFNEQDTAIAQPILKEIKDRLTFLINVGLAYLTLSRSARTLSGGEAQRIRLATQIGSNLSGVLYILDEPSIGLHQRDNDRLIDSLKKMRDLGNTLIVVEHDEDTMRAADYLIDIGPGAGNDGGQVMAAGTPKQVARTTKSLTGQYLAGKKHIPIPEERRNGNGKKITIKGASENNLKNIDVDFPLGTFIAVTGVSGSGKSTLVNMILKRALAQKLNNNSEKPGKYREILGVEALEKVINIDQSPIGRTPRSNPATYTSVFDDVRDLFAQTNAAKMHGYSKGRFSFNVKGGRCEACKGDGIIKIEMNFLPDVYVPCEVCHGARYNSETLEVEYKGKNIAQVLDMTVEEALEFFGAIPKIKRKLQTIVDVGLGYVQLGQPATTLSGGEAQRMKLASELHRKSDGKTFYILDEPTTGLHTDDIKNLLRVLVRLVDSGNTVLVIEHNLDVIKTADYLIDLGPEGGEGGGTIIGTGTPEELSKNPASYTGKYLKIVLDRFKD, translated from the coding sequence TTGGCACAAAATAAGATTGTTATTCATGGTGCAAGAGCCCACAATCTGAAGAATATTAATGTAACGATTCCTAAGGATAAGCTAGTTGTAATCACAGGATTATCCGGCTCAGGGAAAAGTTCACTTGCATTTGATACATTGTACGCGGAAGGACAAAGACGATATGTTGAGAGTTTGTCTGCCTATGCACGTCAGTTTTTAGGACAAATGGATAAACCAGATGTTGACTCTATTGATGGTTTATCACCTGCAATTTCAATTGATCAAAAAACAACTTCAAAAAATCCGCGCTCAACGGTAGGAACTGTAACAGAAATTAATGATTATCTCCGTCTCTTATGGGCACGTGTAGGAACCCCTTATTGTCCAAATGATGGGCATGAGATTACAAGTCAATCTCCAGAACAGATGGTAGACAGAATATTATCCTTACCGGAGAGGACAAAAGTACAAATTTTATCACCAATTATTCGTGAAAAAAAAGGACAACATAAAAAAATTTTTGAGAAAATTAAGCGTGATGGTTTTGTCAGGGTCCGTGTTGATGGCGAAGTTTTAGATATTGGTGATGAATTTGATTTAGATAAAAACAAAAAACATACTATTGAGGTTGTTGTAGATCGTGTAGTCATCAAAGATGGAATCAGATCACGCTTATTTGATTCTTTTGAAGCGGCACTTCGTTTATCGGATGGCTATGCAAGTGCTGATATTGGTAGTGAAAAATTATTACAATTTTCTGAAAACTTTGCGTGTCCTTATTGTGGTTTTACGATTGGTGAATTAGAACCAAGATTATTTTCATTTAATGCTCCTTTTGGTGCTTGCCCAGAATGTGATGGACTGGGAATGAAACTTGAAGTGGACCTTGATTTAGTGATTCCTGATAGTTCCAAGACTCTTAGAGAAGGTGCAATTGAGCCTTGGAATCCAATAAGTTCACAATATTATCCAATGATGCTAGAACAAATGTGTCAGGCGTTTGACATTGCGATGGATGTGCCCTTTGATAAGTTACCTAAAAAAGATCAGGAAGTTGTGTTATATGGTGCAGGTGAAAAAACATTCCACTTTCATTACGAGAATGATTTCGGAGGAGTTAGGGATGTTGATGCTAAGTTTGAGGGTGTGATTCCAAATATTGAACGACGGTATCACGAAACAAACAGCGATTTTACCAGGGATGTCATGCGTAAGTATATGACAAGTTTAACCTGTCAGGCATGTCAAGGATATCGTTTGAATCGTAAGGCACTTGCCGTCCAAATTAACGGAAGACATATCGGACAAGTCTCTGAAGAAAATATTGAAGCTGCGTTGAAATTCTTTGAAAAGCTAGAGTTTAATGAGCAAGATACTGCAATTGCACAGCCGATTTTAAAGGAAATTAAGGATCGGTTAACTTTCTTAATTAATGTTGGTCTTGCATACTTAACACTTAGCCGTTCAGCTCGGACCCTTTCTGGGGGGGAAGCTCAACGAATTAGGTTAGCAACACAGATTGGTTCGAACTTATCTGGGGTATTGTATATTCTTGATGAACCTTCAATTGGACTACACCAAAGGGATAACGATCGCTTAATTGATTCCTTGAAGAAAATGAGAGATCTTGGAAATACTTTGATAGTTGTTGAACACGATGAAGATACAATGAGAGCTGCTGATTATTTAATTGATATTGGTCCAGGTGCAGGTAATGACGGGGGACAGGTAATGGCAGCAGGAACACCCAAACAAGTTGCTAGAACTACTAAGTCATTGACAGGTCAATATTTAGCAGGTAAAAAACATATTCCGATACCTGAGGAAAGACGTAATGGAAATGGGAAGAAAATTACAATAAAAGGTGCAAGTGAGAATAATTTAAAGAACATTGATGTCGATTTTCCTCTAGGTACATTTATTGCCGTTACAGGTGTGTCTGGTTCGGGCAAATCCACACTAGTTAATATGATCTTGAAGCGTGCTTTGGCACAAAAATTAAATAATAATTCTGAAAAACCTGGTAAATATAGAGAGATTCTCGGAGTTGAAGCACTTGAAAAAGTCATTAATATTGATCAAAGTCCGATTGGGAGAACTCCGCGTAGTAATCCTGCTACTTATACGAGTGTTTTTGACGATGTGCGTGATTTGTTTGCACAAACAAATGCTGCAAAAATGCATGGCTATAGCAAGGGTCGTTTCAGTTTTAACGTTAAGGGCGGTCGCTGTGAAGCATGTAAGGGTGACGGAATTATCAAAATTGAGATGAATTTTTTACCAGATGTATACGTTCCATGTGAAGTCTGTCATGGTGCGCGCTATAACTCTGAAACATTGGAAGTTGAATACAAGGGTAAAAATATTGCACAAGTATTAGATATGACAGTCGAGGAAGCATTAGAATTTTTTGGTGCAATCCCTAAAATTAAACGGAAGCTACAGACGATTGTTGATGTAGGACTCGGGTATGTTCAATTAGGACAGCCTGCAACAACATTATCTGGTGGTGAGGCACAAAGAATGAAGCTTGCATCGGAGCTGCATCGTAAGTCAGATGGGAAAACTTTCTATATTTTAGATGAACCGACCACTGGGTTGCATACGGATGATATTAAGAACCTATTGCGTGTTCTGGTGAGATTGGTTGATTCAGGAAATACTGTTTTAGTAATTGAGCATAATTTAGATGTTATAAAAACAGCAGACTATCTGATCGATCTTGGACCAGAAGGTGGCGAAGGTGGTGGAACAATTATTGGTACCGGTACACCAGAAGAACTTTCTAAAAATCCGGCAAGTTATACAGGCAAATATCTTAAAATTGTATTAGATAGGTTTAAAGATTAG
- a CDS encoding S-ribosylhomocysteine lyase — MAEVESFTLDHTAVKAPYVRLITVEEGKKGDKISNYDLRLVQPNENAIPTAGLHTIEHMLAGYLRDRMDGVIDCSPFGCRTGFHLIVWGEQDTTDVAKALKGSLEQIVNSTWDDVQGTDITSCGNYRDHSLFSAKEWCKKILAEGISADAFERKVV; from the coding sequence ATGGCAGAAGTTGAAAGTTTTACGCTAGATCATACAGCTGTTAAAGCACCTTATGTGCGATTAATTACAGTTGAAGAAGGAAAAAAAGGTGACAAGATTTCAAATTATGATTTGCGATTGGTACAGCCAAATGAGAATGCTATTCCAACTGCGGGTCTGCATACGATTGAGCATATGCTAGCAGGATATTTACGTGACCGGATGGATGGTGTGATTGACTGTTCTCCATTTGGATGCCGGACAGGTTTTCATCTTATTGTTTGGGGTGAACAAGATACAACAGATGTTGCAAAAGCACTGAAAGGTTCACTGGAACAAATTGTCAATTCTACTTGGGATGATGTTCAAGGAACAGATATTACTAGTTGTGGAAATTACCGCGATCATTCACTTTTTTCTGCTAAGGAATGGTGCAAGAAGATTCTTGCGGAAGGAATTTCAGCAGACGCCTTTGAACGTAAGGTAGTTTAA
- the rapZ gene encoding RNase adapter RapZ, with product MKEPLKLVVVTGMSGAGKTVAVQSFEDLGYFCIDNMPPSLLPKFWELVRESGKINKVALVIDLRSRAFYDEIIELIRNLGSDNVIDTKILFLDASDEELVARYKETRRSHPLAMEGRLMDGINLERDLLKDMRMKAQFVVDTSKLTPRQLREEIFRNFETSAETAFHIEVMSFGFKYGVPIDADIVMDVRFLPNPYYIDDLKKKTGLDKAVYDYVMNSDKTEEFYTHFITLLQTIIPGYKDEGKTSLTIAIGCTGGQHRSVALSKRIGEALKKDYPVRISHRDIERRKETVNRS from the coding sequence ATGAAAGAGCCATTAAAACTTGTTGTAGTAACTGGGATGAGTGGTGCAGGAAAGACTGTAGCAGTGCAGAGTTTTGAAGATTTGGGATATTTTTGCATTGATAATATGCCGCCATCTTTATTACCTAAATTTTGGGAGCTAGTTCGTGAATCGGGTAAAATCAATAAGGTTGCACTTGTAATTGATTTGCGATCACGTGCATTTTATGACGAAATAATTGAACTAATAAGAAACTTAGGCAGTGATAATGTTATAGATACAAAGATTCTTTTTTTAGATGCCTCTGATGAAGAGTTAGTTGCGCGTTATAAAGAAACCAGACGTTCCCATCCGCTTGCCATGGAAGGTAGATTAATGGATGGAATCAATCTGGAAAGAGATTTATTGAAGGATATGCGGATGAAGGCTCAATTTGTGGTAGATACCAGTAAATTGACACCGAGACAGTTACGCGAGGAAATTTTTAGAAATTTTGAAACTAGCGCAGAGACAGCATTTCATATCGAGGTCATGTCATTTGGGTTCAAGTATGGAGTACCTATTGATGCAGATATCGTGATGGATGTGCGTTTTTTGCCAAATCCATATTACATTGATGATTTGAAAAAGAAGACAGGGCTTGATAAGGCTGTCTATGATTATGTAATGAATTCTGACAAAACCGAAGAATTTTATACACATTTTATTACACTACTTCAGACCATTATTCCTGGATATAAAGATGAAGGAAAAACAAGTCTGACAATCGCAATTGGATGTACAGGAGGGCAACATCGCTCGGTGGCTTTATCTAAGAGAATTGGTGAAGCCTTGAAGAAAGATTATCCT